Below is a window of Macadamia integrifolia cultivar HAES 741 chromosome 8, SCU_Mint_v3, whole genome shotgun sequence DNA.
AGTTGGGGAGTATAGAGCGGCAGAGAAGGCATTGGAGGAGGCAGTGTTCAGGAACCCAGAAGACTCTGAAGCCCATTATATTCTTGGGTTGGTTTTTCGTGCAGTGGGGGAAGATGAGAGAACAATTTTGGAGTTTCAGAGAGCAATTGATCTAAATCCCAACCATTTGGATGCGCTGTACGACCTTGGTTGCTTGTTTCAGGAGATGGGTCGGTATCATAGAGCAGCAGAGTTGTATGGGAGAGTTGGGTTTCCGGCAAACTTTTGGCAAGCTCAGGTAAACCAAGTAGTGTCATTGTACCGAGCAGGGGAAATTGTGGATGCGACGAAAGTGTCGAAAGAATTGAGGAAGGGCCTCCACAAGATGACAGACGCTGCTGAGGTATATTCTGCAATGAGATATATGGTTGATGCAAACGATCATCAGTTGCAGAAGAATCATGGTGGCCTCTTGAGTAGTACATTAGCTAAATTCAAGAGGGCATGTGAGAAAATCATAAGAAGGGAGTGTCTCGCCGATGCCCTTATTCGTCACAACAAGGAGTTCCAGAGGAACAGTAAACTTCATctttgtgatgtttctcttctGAGTAAGGAGATATGTGGAtctaaagaagaaaggaaagcagAGAATTCAACAAGTAAGGTAGCATTAGAGGTGATTTTGAGGAAGTGGCTTCACTTTCTAAAATCAAGAGTTTTTCAGTTGGCAGTTAAAGAAATTAATCAAAAAATTTTGTCAGTCTTGGATTCTACCGCTTCTGGGCGAGTGGAATTGGGCATGTTCTATGCTGTCATTGCTCCCACCTGTGCTGGGGAACCAAACAATTGCAAGCGTGCCGCCTTTGATGCTCTATTATGGCACTCGAGGAGGAAGGAGGGACAAGATGTGATAGAAAAGGTTGATGCTTTGAAGTATGTGAGGTACTTGAGGCTCATTTATTTACCTTCTCAAGGATATAGTACTACTGACCTATTGATAGGCCATGTAGAAGAGGAGAACACAATGATTTCATTCCCTGAGTTCCTTCTTATATTGGATGATGATAGACGGGGTTGTGGTTTTAATTGGCATCTTCTTCAAAACATAGGGTGAAGCTTTGAAATCCATGGCCATTGAAGATTGTGTGTTGGTCGTCTATGCATTTATTTCGTATCattttctatctctctctctctctttcatacACATTACGCCAACGCGTAGGTCAATGGGTGGGTGTGCAGAAGCATCTTTAGTATGGAGATGAAGCACTGTCTTCCTACATTTGCTATGTCTAGGTGCAATGTACACCAACggtagctttcttttttcctttatcttttAGGGTtattagggagagggttctctacaCCTTCTCACAATAATTTTGTTAATTAttcttttatcatttaaaaaaataaataatataataatcccATATGAGAAGACGTGCAGCACGCATCAAGCTTTGagaaaattttcccttattattatattttggtaaaagactctctctctctctctctctctctctctctctctctctctctctctctctctctctctctctctctctcacggcaACATCTATCAGAGATCGAAGGCACCGATTCGAGGTTTGGATTGTACAGCTGAAGAAATGAATACTGAGAGGAGACGACAGAATACTGAAATGAGACAACAGGATAATGAGAGGAGACAACAGGATACTGAGAGGAGACGACAGGATACTGAGAGGAGACGACAGGATACACAGGGGGTCCCTCGTGGCATCCCTCGTTGGATCCCTGGTTGCATTCCTCCTGGGATCCCTCACAGCATTTCTCGCAGCCTCCGCATCCTCCCACGCAGTATCTGCAACCACCCTCGCAGCCTCCCTCGCAGCCGTCGCAGCATCTATAGTAGCATCCGCAGCAGTAGCAGCAACAGCAGCCACAACAACATCCGCAGCAGCTACAGCAGCAACCGCAGCAGCAGCCGCAGTAACATCCGCAGCCGCAACAGCATCGGCAGCAACACCCTCATTCATCATGGGAGGGACCCCCTGTGTATCCTGTCGTCTCCTCTCAGTATCCTGTCGTCTCCTCTCAGTACCCTGTTGTCTCCTCTCATTATCCTGTTGTCTCATCTCAGTATTCTGTCGTCTCCTCTCAGTATTCATTTCTTCAGCCGTACAATCCAAACCTCGAATCGGTGCCTTCGATCTCTGATACAACCAAAAGAGAAGTGATCCAACAACAGAAAACGGTTACACTTGCTCTTTCTCGCTCGCTGTTTCAGTGGAAGGAGCTATGAAGTCGAGAATAGTTTTCTCAATGGG
It encodes the following:
- the LOC122086748 gene encoding antifreeze protein Maxi-like — its product is MNTERRRQNTEMRQQDNERRRQDTERRQQDTERRRQDTQGVPPTMNEGVAVDAGADAAADVAAAAAAVAAVSFRLLSRSKAPIRGLDCTAEEMNTERRRQNTEMRQQDNERRQQGTERRRQDTERRRQDTQGVPPMMNEGVAADAVAAADVTAAAAAVAAVAAADVVVAAVAATAADATIDAATAAREAARVVADTAWEDAEAARNAVRDPRRNATRDPTRDATRDPLCILSSPLSILSSPLIFCRLLSVFISSAVQSKPRIGAFDL
- the LOC122086747 gene encoding uncharacterized TPR repeat-containing protein At2g32450-like, coding for MASSQRSTSKTVMTRTDKVRSIFDRFDANGDGGLSRDEMGALVTAVKPNVKFSSDQISTILDEVFRSYSNFIENPLIGLSFNGLLRIYDDGTGDVDRDYSALFSSSPVISTTQLNDAPKIPNLSVAAACSKSPTHGVLYVNTRKLVEDLEIAIIRGIKGCTRGPFNVKLDYRNFVWDKNCADFRKLLKEVREIRVAIDRNFPREEVTFDGHMAIGRTLQRYNLLTEALQSFQRAADLRPTDVWPQYEVGNCLSNLGRLDEAKVRHILCLELAETNSKKWLWLLPCLHVNLGYVLKEEGMLFSASEQYREAAILSPKDSKGLMLSGFALYEVGEYRAAEKALEEAVFRNPEDSEAHYILGLVFRAVGEDERTILEFQRAIDLNPNHLDALYDLGCLFQEMGRYHRAAELYGRVGFPANFWQAQVNQVVSLYRAGEIVDATKVSKELRKGLHKMTDAAEVYSAMRYMVDANDHQLQKNHGGLLSSTLAKFKRACEKIIRRECLADALIRHNKEFQRNSKLHLCDVSLLSKEICGSKEERKAENSTSKVALEVILRKWLHFLKSRVFQLAVKEINQKILSVLDSTASGRVELGMFYAVIAPTCAGEPNNCKRAAFDALLWHSRRKEGQDVIEKVDALKYVRYLRLIYLPSQGYSTTDLLIGHVEEENTMISFPEFLLILDDDRRGCGFNWHLLQNIG